A window from Rhizosphaericola mali encodes these proteins:
- a CDS encoding alpha/beta hydrolase — protein MKLYKENWKKESINLFSVQHQKELLLDFYFPNEIPFGKTVEVLLFNDGQILEEMNFKSILETNFKFPFRKNKLFLVATVHADKERVQDYGTIGVLNAKGQGENAKKHGKFFTEELLPYIAEHYPFVDIEYTNIAGFSLGGLSAFDIAWTYPTIFKKVGVFSGSFWWRSKELNAGYDNEKDRIMLAKLRNYNYQSQLQFFLECGTLDEDSDRNNNGIIDSIDDTKDIIQQLKVMGYNEKNITYLEIEGGKHDVPTWKTAMPSFLKWGWYK, from the coding sequence ATGAAATTATACAAGGAAAATTGGAAAAAAGAAAGCATCAATTTGTTTTCCGTACAGCATCAAAAAGAATTATTACTCGATTTTTATTTCCCTAATGAAATCCCTTTTGGCAAAACAGTTGAAGTTTTGCTATTCAATGATGGGCAAATATTGGAGGAAATGAATTTCAAATCCATTCTTGAAACCAATTTCAAATTTCCTTTTAGAAAAAATAAATTATTCCTTGTCGCTACTGTACATGCCGACAAAGAGCGAGTACAAGATTATGGAACGATTGGCGTATTGAATGCAAAAGGGCAAGGAGAAAATGCAAAAAAACATGGCAAATTTTTCACCGAAGAATTATTGCCATATATCGCTGAACATTATCCTTTTGTAGATATTGAATATACTAATATTGCAGGCTTCTCACTTGGCGGGCTGTCAGCTTTTGATATTGCATGGACTTATCCCACTATTTTCAAAAAAGTCGGTGTATTTTCTGGTTCCTTTTGGTGGAGAAGTAAAGAATTGAATGCGGGATATGACAATGAGAAAGATCGCATTATGCTAGCTAAATTACGAAATTACAATTACCAATCTCAATTACAATTTTTCTTGGAATGTGGCACTTTAGATGAAGATTCTGATAGAAATAACAATGGCATCATTGACTCAATTGACGATACGAAAGATATCATTCAACAATTGAAGGTCATGGGTTATAATGAAAAAAATATTACCTATTTGGAAATTGAGGGTGGAAAACATGATGTTCCTACATGGAAAACTGCTATGCCTTCTTTTTTAAAATGGGGTTGGTACAAATAA
- a CDS encoding ATP-grasp domain-containing protein: MKKIGILFGKENTFPSAFIERVNALGKEKDIIAEPVKIDEVIQGEPTEYAVIVDRISQDVPFYRAYLKNAALSGTAVINNPFWWSADEKFFNNALATKIGIHVPNTVILPSFQWPDDTDAGSFRNLDYPLAWEKMFEYIGFPAYMKPFAGGGWKNVYKLHDKEEFFQRHQETHQLVMLLQEEIIFTEYYRCYCVGGKYVKIMPYEPRNPHHLRYSADFSPSPEMLQILEDAVLKLNRYLGYDLNTVELAVRNGLPYAIDFCNPAPDADFNSVGEENFEWIVDTMAKYAIERAEKQVPGVDNLTWGQFILHSVVQKPLE; the protein is encoded by the coding sequence ATGAAAAAAATTGGAATCTTATTTGGAAAAGAAAATACCTTCCCTAGTGCATTTATTGAGCGCGTAAATGCTTTGGGGAAAGAAAAAGATATTATTGCAGAACCTGTAAAAATTGACGAAGTAATCCAAGGTGAGCCAACCGAATATGCGGTAATAGTCGATCGTATTTCGCAAGATGTTCCATTTTATAGAGCATATTTGAAAAATGCTGCATTGAGTGGAACTGCCGTCATCAATAATCCATTTTGGTGGAGTGCGGATGAAAAGTTTTTTAATAATGCATTAGCTACAAAGATTGGCATACATGTTCCGAATACAGTGATTTTACCTTCATTTCAATGGCCTGATGATACGGATGCTGGATCATTTCGCAATTTGGATTATCCATTAGCTTGGGAAAAAATGTTTGAATACATTGGTTTTCCTGCTTACATGAAACCATTTGCCGGAGGCGGGTGGAAAAATGTGTACAAATTACATGATAAGGAAGAATTTTTTCAAAGGCATCAAGAAACGCATCAATTAGTGATGTTGTTACAGGAAGAAATCATTTTTACGGAATATTATCGTTGCTATTGCGTAGGAGGTAAGTATGTAAAAATTATGCCTTACGAGCCTCGTAATCCCCATCATTTGCGCTATAGCGCTGATTTTTCACCCTCTCCAGAAATGTTACAAATTTTAGAAGATGCTGTATTGAAATTAAATAGATATTTGGGTTATGATTTGAATACAGTAGAGTTGGCCGTGCGTAATGGCTTGCCTTATGCCATCGATTTTTGTAATCCTGCGCCAGATGCAGATTTTAATTCTGTTGGTGAAGAAAATTTTGAATGGATTGTAGACACAATGGCGAAATATGCTATCGAGCGTGCGGAGAAACAAGTGCCTGGCGTGGATAATCTTACTTGGGGGCAATTCATTTTGCATTCCGTTGTACAGAAACCTTTAGAATGA
- the rpoC gene encoding DNA-directed RNA polymerase subunit beta', translating to MAIKKDNRPKASFSKITIGLASPDSILERSYGEVLKPETINYRTYKPERDGLFCERIFGPVKDYECACGKYKRIRYKGIVCDRCGVEVTEKKVRRERMGHIKLVVPIVHIWYFKSLPNKIGYLLGMSSKKLESIVYYERYAVIQAGIREDKGLGMGDLLTEEEYLDIVDSLPKENQYLPDDDPQKFIAKMGAEAVNDLLARLDLDTLSFDLRNAAANETSQQRKADALKRLSVVEAFRDSQTRIANRPEWMVMQYLPVIPPELRPLVPLDGGRFASSDLNDLYRRVIIRNNRLKRLMEIKAPEVILRNEKRMLQEAVDSLFDNSRKSNAVKAEGGRALKSLSDVLKGKQGRFRQNLLGKRVDYSGRSVIVVGPELKMHEMGLPKDMAAELFKPFVIRKLIERGIVKTVKSAKKLVDKKEPVIWDILENVLKGHPVLLNRAPTLHRLSIQAFQPKMVEGKAMQLNPLITPGFNADFDGDQMAVHVPLSNAAVLEAQLLMLGSHNILNPQNGQPITLPSQDMVLGLYYITKPKKSTTEEPVPGEGMVFYSADEVMIALNENKVDIHATIKVRVAVRQKDGELKTQLVETTVGRVLFNQFVPEKVGYVNALLTKKSLRIIVNDIIKVTDVPSAEKFLDDIKSLGYRMAFNGGLSFSINDLLIPDTRAGLLDHAKEEVEEVWENYNMGLITNNERYNQVIDIWSRVDTKLTEILINEMRNDKQGFNSVYMMLDSGARGSKQQVKQLAGMRGLMAKPRKSGSTGSEIIENPILSNFKAGLNVLDYFISTHGARKGLADTALKTADAGYLTRRLVDVAQDVVVTEEDCGTLRGISISALKDNDDIIESLADRIEGRTSLHDVYNPATEELIIKGGQEITHDKAAEIDESGIETVEIRSVLTCEAKRGVCVKCYGKNLASGYLAQRGDSVGIIAAQSIGEPGTQLTLRTFHVGGIAGSSSIESTLKVRFDGNVHFDGLRTVNSVNNDGDAIRVVIGRTGELRVMDDKNDRLLATHNIPYGAILAVKDGQAVAKGDVICSWDPFNNVIVSEVDGSVDFESILDGITFREESDEQTGHRDKVIIESKDKTKLPSIIVSGKGDSKSYNLPVGSRLTVDEGDSVKAGQVLVKIPRTLRKSGDITGGLPRVTELFEARNPSNPAIVAEIDGVVTFGNIKRGNREIVVEAKDGVVKKYLVPLSRQILIQDGDFVKAGAPMSDGQIAPFDILSIKGPFAVQEYVVNEIQEVYRLQGVQINDKHIETIVRQMMKKVEILDAGDTRFLEGDLEDRVDFNEENDRIFDKKVVIDAGDSSKLRAGQILTVRELREENSILRRADKRIVEVRNADPATAKPVLLGITKASLGVPSWISAASFQETTKVLSSAAIHGKTDYMVGLKENVITGHPIPAGTGLRDFDKIIVGSKDEYELLSATKEAIAFDDEE from the coding sequence ATGGCCATTAAAAAAGACAATCGTCCCAAAGCAAGCTTTTCCAAAATTACCATTGGATTAGCCTCTCCAGATTCTATCTTGGAGCGTAGCTATGGTGAAGTGTTAAAGCCTGAAACTATCAATTATCGTACTTACAAACCAGAACGTGATGGTTTGTTCTGCGAAAGAATTTTCGGGCCTGTGAAGGATTATGAATGTGCGTGCGGTAAATACAAACGTATCCGTTACAAAGGGATCGTATGTGACCGTTGCGGAGTTGAAGTAACAGAAAAGAAAGTACGTCGTGAGCGCATGGGACATATCAAATTGGTAGTTCCTATCGTCCATATATGGTATTTCAAGAGCTTACCAAATAAGATTGGTTACTTATTAGGTATGAGTTCTAAAAAGTTGGAAAGCATTGTATATTATGAAAGATATGCAGTGATCCAAGCTGGTATTCGCGAAGACAAAGGATTGGGTATGGGCGATCTTTTGACTGAAGAAGAATATTTGGATATTGTAGATTCTTTACCAAAAGAAAACCAATATTTACCTGATGACGATCCTCAAAAATTCATTGCTAAAATGGGTGCCGAGGCGGTCAACGATTTATTGGCTCGTTTGGATTTAGATACTTTAAGCTTTGACTTACGTAATGCTGCTGCGAACGAAACTTCTCAGCAACGTAAAGCAGACGCTTTGAAACGTTTGAGCGTTGTGGAAGCTTTCCGTGATTCTCAAACAAGAATTGCCAATCGTCCGGAATGGATGGTGATGCAATATTTACCTGTTATCCCACCAGAATTAAGACCATTGGTTCCTTTGGATGGTGGACGTTTTGCGTCATCTGATTTGAACGATTTATACCGTCGTGTAATCATTCGTAACAATCGTTTGAAACGTTTGATGGAGATTAAAGCTCCTGAAGTAATCTTACGTAACGAAAAACGTATGTTGCAAGAAGCGGTGGATAGCTTATTTGATAACAGCCGTAAATCTAATGCTGTAAAAGCAGAAGGTGGTCGTGCCTTGAAATCTCTTTCTGATGTATTGAAAGGGAAACAAGGTCGTTTCCGTCAAAACTTATTGGGTAAACGTGTGGATTACTCTGGTCGTTCTGTAATCGTAGTAGGACCAGAATTGAAAATGCATGAAATGGGCTTGCCAAAAGATATGGCTGCTGAGCTTTTCAAACCATTTGTTATCCGTAAATTGATTGAAAGAGGTATCGTAAAAACAGTTAAATCTGCGAAGAAATTAGTAGATAAAAAAGAACCTGTTATTTGGGATATCTTGGAAAATGTATTGAAAGGTCATCCAGTATTGTTGAACCGTGCCCCTACATTGCACCGTTTGTCAATTCAAGCGTTCCAACCTAAAATGGTGGAAGGTAAAGCGATGCAATTGAACCCATTGATCACTCCAGGTTTCAACGCCGATTTCGATGGTGACCAGATGGCGGTACACGTTCCATTAAGCAACGCTGCAGTATTGGAAGCGCAATTATTAATGTTAGGTTCTCATAATATCTTGAATCCTCAAAATGGACAACCTATTACGTTGCCATCTCAGGATATGGTATTGGGACTTTACTATATTACCAAACCTAAAAAATCAACAACTGAAGAACCTGTTCCTGGTGAAGGAATGGTATTCTATAGCGCTGATGAGGTAATGATTGCATTGAATGAAAACAAAGTTGACATTCATGCTACAATCAAAGTAAGAGTAGCAGTTCGCCAAAAAGATGGTGAATTGAAAACTCAATTGGTAGAAACTACTGTTGGTCGCGTATTGTTCAACCAATTCGTACCAGAGAAAGTAGGATATGTTAATGCCTTATTGACTAAGAAAAGTCTTCGTATTATCGTTAATGATATCATTAAGGTAACCGATGTGCCTTCTGCTGAAAAATTCTTGGATGATATCAAATCATTGGGATACCGTATGGCGTTCAATGGTGGATTATCCTTCTCTATCAACGACTTGTTGATTCCTGATACTCGTGCTGGACTTTTGGATCATGCAAAAGAAGAGGTAGAAGAGGTTTGGGAAAACTACAACATGGGATTGATTACCAATAATGAACGTTACAATCAGGTAATTGATATATGGTCTCGTGTCGATACTAAATTGACTGAAATCTTGATCAATGAAATGCGTAACGATAAACAAGGTTTCAACTCTGTTTACATGATGTTGGATTCTGGGGCCCGTGGTTCTAAACAACAGGTTAAACAGTTGGCTGGTATGCGTGGATTGATGGCAAAACCAAGAAAATCTGGTAGTACTGGTTCTGAAATTATTGAAAATCCAATCTTGTCTAACTTTAAGGCAGGTTTGAATGTCTTAGATTACTTCATCTCTACACACGGTGCGCGTAAAGGTTTGGCCGATACTGCGTTGAAAACTGCCGATGCGGGTTATTTGACTCGTCGTTTGGTTGACGTTGCTCAGGATGTCGTTGTAACTGAAGAAGATTGTGGCACATTAAGAGGTATTTCTATATCTGCATTGAAAGATAATGATGATATCATTGAATCTTTAGCAGATAGAATTGAAGGTCGTACTTCATTGCATGATGTTTACAATCCTGCAACTGAAGAATTGATTATCAAAGGTGGTCAAGAAATTACACACGATAAAGCTGCGGAAATCGACGAAAGTGGAATTGAAACAGTTGAAATTCGTTCTGTATTGACTTGTGAAGCAAAACGTGGTGTTTGTGTTAAATGTTATGGTAAAAACTTAGCATCTGGCTATTTAGCACAACGTGGAGATTCTGTAGGTATCATCGCTGCTCAGTCTATCGGTGAACCAGGTACACAGTTGACATTGCGTACATTCCACGTGGGTGGTATCGCAGGTTCTTCTTCTATTGAATCTACTTTAAAAGTTCGTTTCGATGGTAATGTACATTTTGATGGTCTACGTACGGTAAATTCTGTAAATAACGATGGAGATGCAATTCGTGTGGTTATCGGTCGTACAGGTGAATTGCGTGTAATGGATGATAAAAATGATCGTTTATTAGCAACACATAATATTCCTTACGGTGCAATCTTGGCTGTTAAAGATGGTCAAGCAGTAGCAAAAGGTGATGTGATCTGTTCATGGGATCCATTCAATAATGTAATCGTATCTGAAGTTGACGGATCTGTTGATTTCGAAAGTATTTTAGATGGTATTACATTTAGAGAAGAATCAGACGAACAAACTGGTCACAGAGATAAAGTAATTATCGAATCTAAGGATAAAACAAAATTACCTAGCATTATCGTAAGCGGTAAAGGTGATTCTAAATCATACAACTTACCAGTAGGTTCTCGTCTTACAGTAGACGAAGGAGATTCTGTAAAAGCTGGTCAAGTTTTGGTTAAAATCCCTCGTACATTACGTAAGAGCGGGGATATCACCGGTGGTTTGCCTCGTGTAACTGAATTGTTTGAGGCACGTAATCCAAGTAATCCTGCTATCGTTGCTGAAATTGATGGTGTTGTTACTTTTGGAAATATCAAACGTGGTAACAGAGAAATCGTTGTAGAAGCAAAAGATGGTGTAGTTAAAAAATATTTAGTTCCATTATCTCGTCAGATTTTGATTCAAGATGGAGACTTCGTAAAAGCAGGAGCTCCAATGTCTGATGGTCAGATCGCACCGTTCGATATTCTTTCTATCAAAGGACCTTTCGCCGTTCAAGAATACGTTGTAAACGAAATTCAAGAAGTATATCGTCTACAAGGGGTACAAATCAACGACAAACATATTGAAACAATCGTTCGTCAGATGATGAAGAAAGTGGAAATTTTGGATGCTGGAGATACAAGATTCTTAGAAGGTGATTTGGAAGATCGTGTTGATTTCAACGAAGAAAATGATAGAATTTTCGATAAAAAAGTTGTTATCGATGCGGGAGATAGTAGCAAATTAAGAGCTGGACAAATCCTTACAGTACGTGAATTGAGAGAAGAAAACTCTATCTTACGTCGTGCTGATAAGAGAATCGTTGAAGTTAGAAATGCGGATCCTGCAACTGCTAAACCAGTATTGTTAGGTATCACAAAAGCTTCATTAGGTGTTCCAAGCTGGATTTCTGCTGCATCTTTCCAAGAAACAACTAAAGTATTGAGTTCTGCTGCTATTCATGGCAAGACCGATTACATGGTTGGATTGAAAGAAAACGTTATCACTGGTCACCCAATCCCAGCGGGTACTGGTTTACGTGATTTCGATAAAATCATCGTTGGTAGCAAAGATGAATATGAATTGTTAAGCGCCACGAAAGAAGCAATTGCTTTCGATGACGAAGAATAA
- a CDS encoding OmpH family outer membrane protein translates to MNSKVLLGFNIVLALAVVVLFFLYSKVKPSSTDATNNVATENAKGDDASNSKDPKFKIAYFELDTLQNNYTYAIKMRKSLSAKQNQIESQLKDLKSSIMAKGQAYYKKGPTMTQQEQVDASNEMNKLQQDYGMKEQQLGQQFQEETRRKLVEMRTRIQNFLKGYAKSHGYAFVLATSEDDNIFYYKDSLRNVTNDIVNGLNKLETSDNSKN, encoded by the coding sequence ATGAATAGTAAGGTTTTATTAGGTTTTAATATTGTTTTGGCGTTGGCGGTGGTGGTTTTGTTTTTTCTATATTCAAAAGTAAAACCTAGCTCGACAGATGCTACAAACAATGTTGCAACTGAGAATGCTAAAGGAGATGATGCTTCTAATAGTAAAGATCCAAAATTTAAAATTGCTTATTTTGAATTAGATACCCTTCAAAATAATTATACGTATGCTATCAAAATGCGTAAAAGTCTTTCTGCTAAACAAAATCAAATCGAATCTCAATTGAAAGATTTGAAAAGTTCTATTATGGCAAAAGGTCAGGCGTATTACAAAAAAGGTCCAACCATGACGCAACAAGAACAAGTGGACGCTTCCAATGAAATGAACAAATTGCAACAAGATTATGGAATGAAAGAACAGCAATTGGGGCAACAATTTCAGGAAGAAACTCGTAGGAAATTAGTGGAAATGCGTACGCGTATTCAGAATTTTTTGAAAGGATATGCTAAATCACATGGATATGCCTTTGTATTGGCAACTTCCGAAGATGATAACATTTTTTACTACAAAGATTCCTTGAGAAATGTGACCAATGATATTGTTAACGGTTTGAATAAATTGGAAACTTCGGATAATTCTAAGAATTAA
- a CDS encoding esterase family protein, whose product MRELIYLNVREDYHKWYSPILGRDFEMLVFGHGGIPVVLFPTSQGRYFEAKDRGLIDCASWFLENGYFKIYCPDSIDSLSWYNKGAAPWVRPANHSLYDQLIKEDVLGRAFYETGNYRAVMAGCSFGGYHAANFAFRHPDMVQAMLSMSGIFDMRDQLDGYYDDNVFYNNPVDYLPNDNDPNLWNMKIALGTGEWDICLGYNQQLSEILDRKNISHWLDVAPNEKHDWPVWLRQFPKYLSLI is encoded by the coding sequence TTGAGAGAACTAATCTATTTAAACGTGAGAGAAGACTATCACAAGTGGTATTCCCCCATTTTGGGAAGAGATTTCGAGATGTTGGTATTTGGACATGGAGGTATTCCTGTTGTCCTTTTTCCTACATCGCAAGGGCGATATTTTGAGGCGAAAGATCGAGGATTGATTGATTGTGCTAGTTGGTTTTTGGAAAATGGATATTTTAAGATTTATTGTCCTGATAGTATTGACTCTTTGAGTTGGTACAACAAAGGCGCTGCGCCTTGGGTGAGACCAGCCAATCATAGTCTCTACGATCAATTGATTAAGGAAGACGTATTGGGTAGGGCATTCTATGAAACTGGGAATTATCGTGCAGTGATGGCTGGTTGTAGTTTTGGTGGATATCATGCTGCGAATTTTGCATTTCGTCATCCTGATATGGTGCAAGCGATGTTATCGATGAGTGGGATATTTGACATGAGAGATCAATTGGACGGATATTATGACGATAATGTATTCTATAACAATCCTGTAGATTATTTACCCAATGATAATGATCCGAATCTTTGGAATATGAAAATTGCACTTGGAACCGGAGAATGGGATATTTGTCTCGGATACAATCAACAATTAAGTGAAATTTTAGATAGAAAAAATATTAGCCACTGGCTGGACGTTGCACCAAATGAAAAACATGATTGGCCGGTCTGGCTGAGGCAATTTCCAAAATACTTGTCATTAATTTAA
- a CDS encoding carboxylate-amine ligase produces the protein MNFQQFTIGIEEEYMIFDPSTRELKSHDQKIVEQSQKVLKDRVKAEMHQAVVEVETSICRNIEEADQDVRLLRKSLQQIAGDLGYGIGASGTHPFSKWESQMITDNPRYFQIVNEMQDAARSNLIFGLHVHVGMETREMAIHIANSVRYFLPHIFALSTNSPFWEGRNTGFKSYRSKVFDKFPRTGIPDFFESIEEYDNYVKLLVKTNCIDNAKKIWWDLRVHPFFNTVEFRICDIPLTVDDTIAIAMLFQAICAKLYKLRMQNMNYIIYKRSLVNENKWRASRYGIDGLMIDFGKECEVNTRALIYELLDFVEDVLDDLGSRSGIDLVNQIIERGTGADQQLQAFTDTGSFTGVVDFIQSKFI, from the coding sequence ATGAATTTTCAACAATTTACAATAGGGATAGAGGAAGAATATATGATATTCGACCCGTCTACCAGAGAACTTAAATCACACGATCAAAAAATCGTAGAGCAATCTCAAAAGGTACTTAAAGATCGCGTCAAAGCGGAAATGCATCAGGCTGTGGTGGAGGTGGAGACTTCTATTTGTAGAAATATAGAAGAGGCAGATCAAGATGTTCGTCTTTTGCGTAAGTCATTACAACAAATAGCAGGGGATTTGGGTTATGGTATAGGAGCGTCTGGAACACACCCATTCTCGAAATGGGAAAGCCAAATGATCACCGATAATCCACGTTATTTCCAGATTGTCAATGAGATGCAGGATGCTGCTCGTTCTAATTTGATATTTGGTTTGCATGTGCATGTAGGAATGGAAACGCGAGAAATGGCGATTCATATTGCAAATTCTGTTCGTTATTTCTTACCACACATATTTGCACTTTCAACGAACTCTCCATTTTGGGAAGGTCGAAATACGGGATTTAAATCCTACAGAAGTAAGGTTTTTGATAAATTTCCACGTACGGGAATTCCAGATTTCTTCGAATCTATTGAAGAGTATGACAATTATGTCAAATTATTGGTAAAAACGAATTGCATAGATAATGCGAAAAAAATCTGGTGGGATTTGCGTGTGCATCCTTTTTTCAATACAGTAGAATTTCGTATCTGTGATATTCCACTGACGGTCGATGATACAATCGCAATTGCGATGCTTTTCCAAGCAATTTGTGCTAAATTATACAAATTGAGAATGCAAAACATGAATTATATCATTTACAAAAGATCCTTAGTAAATGAAAATAAATGGCGTGCATCTCGCTACGGAATTGATGGATTGATGATCGATTTTGGTAAAGAATGTGAAGTGAATACACGTGCTTTGATTTACGAGTTGTTGGATTTTGTGGAGGATGTTTTGGATGATTTGGGTAGTAGATCGGGTATTGATTTAGTTAATCAAATCATCGAAAGAGGGACTGGTGCAGATCAACAATTACAAGCATTTACGGATACGGGTTCATTTACAGGCGTGGTTGATTTTATTCAAAGTAAATTTATATAA
- a CDS encoding BatD family protein: MKQRISIISILLLCCVVSTSLFAQIKFTTEISANVIGKEDYLQVQYSVSGNSDQLGDIQVAGFPGWQVVSGPQTSQQTSIVNGTVSASFSNVYLLKPQHTGKLVVPGAKVELNGSTYSSGAKAVLVKDVASLGNNTLPNNSSAGGMSGSLKALMDQMAKDDQDMDAPNGNVLHPGQTPEDLIKGNIFIRVLPSKKKVYVGEPFYVDYQLVTSLALQARPSKQPVFKGVSVVDFTKQTSATTITIGNRKYHAFLIRRVQLTALEVGKIDLGIAETSNDIPYSTYDDPYHTNTKTVAVHNEPSFVDAVELPAAGRPTNFSGAIGQFDMKTTVQNIQSPVGENNMLFVTLNGTGNLNGVHKFSIDWSKNIDHYDGTDSQGLDKSNVPFLTTKEFKIPFIGNKVGDASIPSFDFNYFDPNSGTYKVLKSDEINLHFTTALAKPVSSINVIAALKDYIPYVIIGLLIIIFLILLIKGRKKMVVQKQKKEEEEKPIVLPTKEEKPKPQIGQPMMTEPIVAPVESEEIKINFEEKLQEIMLLQEKNEVYQKSKELVVAILQKVVGSKATDTNVLQMQLEHSNHMQKQGILDIVSSINGKINKGLYSPFFTESDKINLLDDLNILLRRAELN; encoded by the coding sequence ATGAAGCAACGGATTTCCATTATTTCGATTTTACTTTTATGTTGTGTTGTTAGCACTTCCTTATTTGCACAAATAAAATTTACGACAGAGATTTCTGCCAATGTGATTGGTAAAGAAGATTATTTGCAAGTGCAATATTCTGTTTCTGGTAATTCGGATCAATTAGGGGATATCCAAGTGGCGGGTTTCCCTGGTTGGCAAGTAGTTTCTGGGCCACAGACTTCGCAACAAACGTCTATTGTTAATGGAACGGTTTCTGCATCTTTTAGTAATGTTTATTTACTCAAACCACAACATACGGGGAAATTAGTTGTCCCTGGTGCGAAAGTTGAATTAAATGGCTCCACTTATTCTAGCGGTGCGAAAGCTGTCCTTGTAAAAGATGTTGCAAGTTTGGGAAATAATACACTTCCCAATAATTCTAGTGCGGGTGGAATGTCTGGTTCATTAAAAGCATTGATGGACCAAATGGCAAAAGACGATCAAGACATGGATGCTCCTAACGGAAATGTTTTGCATCCGGGGCAGACTCCAGAGGACTTGATTAAAGGAAATATTTTTATTCGCGTATTGCCATCCAAAAAGAAAGTTTATGTTGGAGAACCTTTTTATGTTGATTATCAGTTAGTTACTTCTTTGGCTCTTCAAGCTCGTCCATCCAAACAACCCGTCTTCAAAGGCGTGAGTGTAGTCGATTTTACCAAGCAAACTTCTGCTACAACTATTACCATTGGGAATCGGAAGTATCACGCATTCTTAATACGCCGTGTGCAATTGACTGCATTGGAAGTAGGTAAAATTGATTTGGGCATTGCGGAGACGAGCAATGATATTCCATATTCCACTTATGACGATCCCTATCATACGAACACTAAAACAGTAGCAGTTCACAATGAGCCAAGTTTTGTCGATGCAGTTGAATTGCCTGCGGCTGGTAGACCTACCAATTTTTCTGGAGCAATTGGACAATTTGATATGAAAACTACGGTTCAAAATATTCAAAGTCCAGTGGGGGAAAATAATATGCTTTTCGTGACACTAAATGGCACTGGAAATCTGAATGGCGTTCATAAATTTTCTATAGATTGGAGTAAAAATATAGATCATTACGATGGGACAGATAGCCAAGGTTTGGATAAATCTAATGTTCCCTTTCTAACGACTAAAGAATTTAAAATTCCATTCATCGGAAATAAAGTCGGTGACGCATCCATTCCTTCTTTTGACTTTAATTATTTTGATCCGAATTCTGGTACATATAAGGTGTTAAAGTCTGATGAAATTAATTTGCATTTTACCACTGCATTGGCAAAACCAGTGTCTTCCATTAATGTAATTGCTGCATTGAAAGATTACATTCCTTATGTTATCATTGGCTTGTTGATAATTATTTTCCTTATTCTTTTGATTAAAGGACGTAAGAAGATGGTAGTTCAAAAACAAAAGAAAGAAGAGGAAGAAAAACCGATTGTTTTACCAACAAAAGAAGAAAAACCTAAACCTCAAATTGGTCAGCCAATGATGACTGAACCTATAGTTGCTCCTGTTGAATCTGAAGAAATAAAAATTAACTTCGAGGAAAAATTGCAAGAAATTATGCTCTTGCAAGAAAAAAATGAAGTTTATCAAAAATCAAAAGAATTAGTCGTTGCTATTTTGCAAAAAGTTGTTGGTTCAAAAGCAACGGATACAAATGTGTTACAAATGCAATTGGAACATTCCAATCACATGCAAAAACAAGGAATTTTGGATATTGTATCTTCTATCAACGGGAAAATAAATAAAGGATTGTACAGTCCATTTTTTACAGAATCCGACAAAATAAATCTCCTAGATGATCTGAATATTTTGTTAAGAAGAGCAGAATTAAATTAA